A single region of the Candidatus Firestonebacteria bacterium RIFOXYD2_FULL_39_29 genome encodes:
- a CDS encoding DNA-directed RNA polymerase subunit alpha yields MKWKRMEMPKSMEVDSGTLTGVYGKFVAEPFERGYGQTVGTALRRVLLSSIQAAAITSMKIENVLHEFGTIKGVSEDVTHIILNVKQIKINLHGNAPKKLSLSVEGQKTVTAGDITPDAEIEIVNPDLVIATTTSASAKLNIEFTVDTGRGYVASEDNKKEDAPIGVIPVDSIFTPVTRVNYTVENTRVGQQTDYEKLILEIWTDGRIKPEEALSYSSKIMKDHLTVFIGNEEELVMEDESAVDKNNAQMEEMLKKSVDELELSVRSANCLKIAGIKTIDELVKKNENEMLKYRNFGKKSLKEISDILKSMGLTFNMDLNSPDIPEDCELPEDVTPIYVEKEKKPKKK; encoded by the coding sequence ATGAAATGGAAAAGAATGGAGATGCCAAAGAGCATGGAAGTTGATTCCGGCACCCTTACCGGCGTTTATGGGAAATTTGTTGCCGAACCCTTTGAACGGGGGTATGGACAGACTGTAGGTACAGCGTTAAGAAGAGTTTTGCTTTCCTCAATCCAGGCTGCTGCGATTACTTCTATGAAAATAGAAAATGTACTGCACGAGTTCGGTACCATTAAAGGTGTTTCGGAAGATGTTACGCATATCATTTTGAATGTGAAACAAATAAAGATAAACCTTCACGGTAATGCACCAAAAAAATTATCTTTGAGTGTCGAGGGCCAGAAAACGGTAACGGCCGGAGATATTACTCCCGATGCTGAAATTGAAATAGTCAATCCTGATCTGGTTATTGCGACTACCACTTCTGCAAGCGCAAAGCTGAATATAGAGTTTACGGTCGATACAGGGAGAGGCTATGTTGCAAGTGAAGATAATAAAAAAGAAGATGCCCCCATCGGTGTGATTCCGGTGGACTCTATATTTACACCTGTAACCAGGGTAAACTATACGGTTGAGAATACAAGAGTCGGACAGCAGACAGATTACGAAAAGCTTATTCTTGAAATCTGGACAGACGGCAGAATCAAACCGGAAGAAGCTCTGTCTTATTCCTCGAAAATCATGAAAGATCATTTGACGGTGTTTATCGGAAATGAAGAAGAATTGGTAATGGAAGACGAAAGTGCTGTAGATAAGAATAATGCTCAAATGGAAGAGATGTTGAAAAAGAGCGTTGATGAACTTGAACTCTCTGTCCGTTCTGCAAATTGTTTAAAGATAGCAGGGATTAAGACAATTGATGAGTTGGTAAAGAAGAATGAGAATGAAATGCTCAAGTACCGGAACTTTGGCAAGAAGTCCTTAAAAGAGATAAGTGATATTCTTAAGAGCATGGGACTTACTTTTAATATGGACCTGAATTCTCCTGATATTCCCGAGGATTGCGAGCTTCCTGAAGATGTAACCCCGATTTATGTTGAGAAAGAAAAAAAACCAAAGAAGAAGTAG
- a CDS encoding 30S ribosomal protein S4 yields the protein MARITGAKCRLCRREKIKLFLKGDRCYTGKCAIEKGGIIPGQHGKKMSKLSEYGIRLREKQRAKRIYGMNEGQFRRFYGIAARKKGVTGEYLLKLLESRLDSVVYRAGLAASRDAAKILVLHGHVQVNGKFVNIASYVLEPGDVISIREKSKGMKAIKMSVDRIKERGGITSGAWLDVDFDNLKVTFKKMPEEAEIGSILNKQLIVEFYNR from the coding sequence TTGGCTAGGATTACTGGAGCAAAATGCAGGTTGTGCAGAAGAGAAAAAATTAAGCTTTTTTTAAAAGGTGACAGGTGTTATACCGGCAAATGCGCTATTGAGAAAGGCGGTATTATCCCCGGTCAACACGGAAAAAAGATGTCAAAACTCTCCGAGTATGGTATTCGTCTGAGAGAAAAACAGCGTGCGAAGAGAATTTATGGCATGAACGAAGGCCAATTCAGGCGTTTCTATGGTATAGCAGCAAGAAAGAAAGGCGTTACCGGCGAGTATCTTTTAAAGCTTCTTGAAAGCCGTCTTGACTCTGTGGTTTATAGAGCAGGCTTGGCTGCTTCAAGGGACGCGGCAAAAATATTAGTACTTCACGGGCATGTCCAGGTAAACGGTAAGTTTGTGAACATAGCTTCATATGTATTAGAGCCCGGAGATGTTATTAGTATCAGGGAAAAGTCAAAAGGAATGAAAGCAATAAAGATGAGCGTTGACAGGATCAAGGAAAGAGGCGGTATTACTTCCGGTGCCTGGCTTGATGTCGATTTTGACAATCTCAAGGTAACTTTTAAGAAAATGCCTGAAGAAGCCGAGATCGGCTCAATACTTAATAAACAGCTGATCGTCGAATTCTATAACAGATAA
- a CDS encoding 30S ribosomal protein S11, translated as MKKGTAHIFSSFNNTIISIADVTGKVGAWASSGSVGFKGSRKGTPFAAQLAAETAAKKAFDKGFTHVEVHVKGPGAGRESAIRSIQTAGLKITLIKDVTPIPHNGCRPRKKRRV; from the coding sequence ATGAAAAAAGGTACTGCCCATATTTTTTCAAGTTTTAATAATACGATTATTTCAATTGCTGATGTTACAGGCAAAGTTGGTGCATGGGCCTCTTCCGGAAGCGTCGGGTTTAAAGGTTCGAGAAAGGGAACTCCGTTTGCGGCGCAGCTTGCGGCTGAGACTGCGGCAAAGAAGGCTTTTGATAAGGGTTTTACCCATGTGGAAGTGCATGTTAAAGGTCCCGGAGCGGGCAGAGAATCGGCTATCAGATCGATTCAAACCGCCGGGTTGAAAATTACTTTAATCAAAGATGTCACGCCTATCCCTCATAACGGGTGCAGGCCAAGAAAGAAAAGAAGAGTATAA
- a CDS encoding 30S ribosomal protein S13, with protein sequence MARIAGVDLARNKRIEIALGYIYGVGRATANKILRDTGVNPDTKVHELTEGDIKKIREYLQTIRVEGDLRRDVTMNIKRLIDIGSYRGLRHKRSLPVRGQRTKTNSRTRKGPRKTVGVMRKEVKAVVDNAAKK encoded by the coding sequence TTGGCCAGGATTGCGGGTGTTGATTTAGCGAGAAATAAAAGGATTGAGATAGCTCTCGGATATATTTATGGCGTGGGTAGAGCGACAGCTAATAAGATTTTAAGAGATACCGGAGTTAATCCGGATACTAAAGTCCATGAACTAACTGAAGGTGATATCAAGAAAATAAGGGAGTATCTGCAGACCATCAGAGTAGAGGGCGACCTTCGCAGAGATGTTACGATGAACATTAAACGTCTCATTGATATAGGCTCTTACCGGGGGCTTCGTCACAAAAGAAGCCTTCCTGTCCGTGGTCAGCGTACCAAGACTAACTCGAGAACAAGAAAAGGCCCGAGAAAGACGGTGGGTGTAATGAGAAAAGAAGTAAAAGCAGTGGTTGATAACGCAGCAAAGAAATAA
- a CDS encoding translation initiation factor IF-1 produces MTKEGNIEVEGKIVESLPNAMFRVELDKPEKAPKDQKGPVVLAHISGKMRMHFIRLLPGDRVKLELSPYDLTRGRITYRIG; encoded by the coding sequence ATGACAAAAGAAGGAAATATAGAAGTAGAAGGTAAGATAGTTGAATCGCTGCCGAATGCTATGTTTCGGGTGGAATTAGATAAACCGGAAAAAGCGCCTAAAGATCAAAAAGGTCCGGTAGTCTTAGCCCATATTTCCGGAAAGATGAGGATGCATTTTATCCGTTTGCTTCCGGGAGACAGGGTAAAATTAGAGCTTTCGCCTTATGATCTCACAAGAGGCCGAATAACTTATAGGATAGGGTAG
- a CDS encoding type I methionyl aminopeptidase, with protein sequence MLILKTQAEIEQMKISSKLTAEVLKRLEKEIYPGITTGELDKIAESLINEKGGKPSFKGYRGYPASICASLNEEVVHGIPGSRKVKEGDLLKIDIGVFKEGFHGDVTETYAVGRVSLEAKKLKDVTEKALYAGISMVSSENRVGDISSMVQKIAEEEGYTVVREFTGHGIGRNLHEDPQVTNFGKAGTGIRLKEGMVFCIEPMVNMGTAEVEILKDHWTVVTKDRKLSAHYEHTVAIVNGKAEILTRY encoded by the coding sequence ATGTTGATTCTTAAAACTCAGGCAGAAATAGAGCAGATGAAGATCAGCTCGAAGCTGACAGCCGAGGTTTTGAAGAGACTGGAAAAAGAAATTTATCCGGGGATAACTACCGGAGAGTTGGATAAGATAGCAGAATCTTTGATAAATGAAAAAGGCGGCAAGCCCAGCTTTAAAGGGTATCGTGGTTATCCTGCAAGTATCTGCGCTTCCTTAAACGAGGAAGTAGTGCATGGGATCCCGGGATCCAGAAAAGTTAAAGAAGGCGATTTACTGAAGATTGATATCGGAGTCTTTAAAGAAGGTTTTCACGGGGATGTTACCGAGACCTACGCAGTCGGAAGAGTTTCTTTGGAAGCAAAGAAACTTAAGGATGTCACCGAGAAAGCTCTTTATGCCGGAATAAGTATGGTCAGCTCTGAAAACAGGGTTGGAGATATTTCAAGTATGGTGCAAAAGATTGCTGAAGAAGAAGGTTATACCGTGGTACGTGAATTTACGGGACATGGTATAGGCAGAAATCTTCATGAGGATCCGCAGGTTACGAATTTTGGTAAAGCAGGTACAGGAATAAGGCTTAAAGAAGGGATGGTTTTTTGCATAGAACCCATGGTAAACATGGGAACGGCGGAAGTGGAAATACTTAAAGACCATTGGACCGTGGTTACAAAAGACAGAAAATTATCTGCGCATTATGAGCATACAGTGGCAATTGTAAACGGAAAAGCCGAGATACTTACCCGGTATTAA